TTGCCAAACAAGTCTCACCAATTTGAGGAATGACCaatgatgctcctgcagatgatctcagtaaTTTAGCTGGGATACAAGGGTTCTGGCAATCCCCAAGGTAACCAGGACCTGTCTCTCTGACCCCAGCACCAGGTGCTTCCCAATCAAAAAGATGGTGCTCCTATAGACAAAAGCAACACCCCTGACTCAAACCCCCACTCTGGCTTGGTGCATCACTGAAAAAccaggtgggcagagctgggtgaCGTCAGGTTCGCCCAGCTCCCTCGCCTAAGCCAGATCAGCGCAGTCATCcacaatcacagaattgtggagttggaagggaccacgaggataaTCTAGCGCAGcctcctgcaaagcaggaatcttttgcccaaagtggggcttgaaccacAATGCTGAGATCAATCTATCCCAACATCAAATTGTGAATGAGCATGGATTTACAGTATTACAGATTGATTTGGTGTTCAGCAACAGCATCACCAGGCCAGAGGGCTTGGCGGATATGCTGCCAGTAACCTCTGGTGGCGTGAGAGGGCTAGAACAAGAAACGGAGGCCAATCCGCCCCAGATGGTGGTCAGCCCCACCACTTCCACTctgccttcccctgcccaccaccaccactggaatTGGGGCACTACCTGCTACCTGCCTGCCCAGAAGCATTAATTAACACACCACCATTCACCTCCTAGGCAGCTGAGGAAAACAAAGGCCCAGTACTATATGTATCCCACATGATGTTACTCTCCTGAATACTATACTGTACAAGGCAAGGAGAAACAATGGACTGGGaacagcttttctccctctcccatgaaGGCCATGCTGTGTGGGGCTGATAGGAGGGAACCAAGTCAGGGAaggcaatttctctctctttctggattTGTGGAACCTTCCTGGGAAGAGAAATCTACAGGTCCTGCAGCGAACAGCTTTGCACATTTTGGGGTGCTGGGAAAGTAATGCCAGAAGGGAGCAGGGTGGGTCTCCTTGGAGGCAGGTCAAGGTCCCCTCATATTCGCTGCGAGGGCAACTACTCAGGAGCCCTGGCCAAGGAGGGCAGGCAGTATGAGCCAAGAGAGGCTTGGAAAGAGAATTAGCAGCTGACAGGACTGTGTGAATTGCCTTCTGCACACTTCCCAAGCCCAGGGTGGCAACGATCAGGAGCAGAGCAGCGAAAAGTCACACCTTTGCAAATGAGGCCGCCTTTCCCACAGCTCCAGGGATGGGGTCCCCCCTGTGGCCTTTGACCCCTCCCACAAACCTGCGAGGTGCCACTTCACACCTCCCAGGGCAGCATAAAGAGGACCCCTCCCACGTCCAGGCCAAAGTGGCCGCCGTCCTCCACTCATGTCCGGCTCTCCAGCCCATCTCTTCAGCCAGGAGTCCCCAGCTGGGCCATGACGTGGGGCCAGGCCGGCTCCTGCTCTACCCCCTCCGTGGGCATTTGCAGCCCCTCCACAGCTTACAGCCAGAGCCTGGTCCCAGAGCAGGCTCACCGCTGGCTCCCAAAGGCCAGGGCACCCCAGAGGGCATCATGCCTCGCTGCCAGCAGCCAGCGCCAGAGTGCCAGCCGGAGAGAGAAGCACCGCATGCGGCGCCTGGCCCAGGCCCTGCACACCCTGCGCCTCTACCTGCCCACCTCGGTGGCACCCACTGGGCAGAGCCTGACCAAGATTGAGACGCTCCGCCTTGCCATCCGCTACATCACCCAACTCTCTGAGCAGCTAGGCCTCAGTGAGGAGGCACTGGCCCAGAGGAGGGCAGTGCTGGCACGACCTCACTGCCCCCTGTGCTTCTCAGGGCTTGGCTGCTGCCAGGCAAGGAGGTCAGACCAGCACACCACAGAGTCCCCGGCCCAGGACCAACCAGCCCCTGAGACTTGGATggcctccccaccctgcctgatCGGAATGGGTCATGGGGTGCAGGTCCCAGACTCTAGAACCTGGCCACTGCCCCCTTGTGGCCTCCAAGATGAGACTCCTGCTGCCGTTGCAGAAACCTGGGTACCTCCAGCACCCTCTCTTCAGATCCAGGCctttcctgagctgcagaggaCTCCTTGCCCTCCCTCATCTTGCATGAGGATGCCCATGGGCAAACCAGGCAGAGTCAGGCCTGgagagcaaacagcagcagatGCCCCTGTTGTCACCTGGGAAGGGCCAGCCTGGGACCTTGAAGAGCCACCTGTCTGCAAGGTAGGTGTTGCATGGGGATGCCTCTCCTCCTGGCAAAGTGCCCCCTCTCAACCCCTGCCAGGGCCCATTGCCCTTTTGCCTCGGCGGGGCTCCTTCTTTACCCTGCTCAGGACCACATTCCAGGACGCTAGGCTTCCTGTAGGTCCCAAACTGCCACTCGCCTTGGCCCCAATGCTTTTGAAAAGCATCTCCCCAAGACTGGCAGCACAttgacaacccccaccccaccctcctatCAGGCACAGGAACCTGCAAGGCAGCCTCCCACCTGTCTTGCCTTATGGGACTGGGTAGGGGGGTGTAGGAGCTGCCCAGGGTGCCTACAGGCAGGCTGGCTTTGGGAGAAATCGGATCCTCCCAGATTGTGTGGCTGTGCAGTGGTACTCAGTAGGGAGAGAAACACACTCCCAATGGACAAGAACACCTCTTTTCTCCCTTTGTTTGTCTCCACCATTGCAATTCGTTGGCTTTGTTGATTATTGCGCACAAACACCGATTTGTGCATTTGGCTCTGATGTTGTTTGCCAGCTGCCCTGAGTTGCATTAAGAAGAAGATTGCTGGAATGTATTTTTAACCAATTAATATGTCCAAAGACACTCTCTcttagtgccttccagatgttttcgactgcaagtcccatcagccccagccaacacggCTGTAGGATGaccctggggctgatgagagatgtagacaaaaatatttggagggctgcAGGGTGGAGAAGACTGGCTCAGAGACCCCGCACTGGTTTCCTTGCTGCAGCGAAGAGAGCAGGCTGCCCCCTTGTGGGGGGAAGTCCTTTGCATCTCCTGGTGAGCAGACACTGTTGCGCTGGGCGGTGATCGCCACGTGGCTTTTGACCCCCTGcggggttccccagccctgactgTGGGTGGCATCTGACACAAGTGCCCCACGCATAGGAGTGGGAGGCTGCTAAATCTCTCTGAAGCAGGCAGAGGGATGCATTGCTACGGCTTTACTTGTTTTCATTTCGTAACTGGATACCATATTGCTGGAAACTCTTGGGaacaataaaaatgttaattAATTAAAGATACAGCCAAGGGGAGTGGGGATTTGGTTTCCCTGCCTCCCAGGTGCAGGCTTTGAactacatttgttttttttttttatacgattttattattttccaataaaagaaaaagagaacaaaatacaacatcaacacataacataaacatcaataaaaccacaataaacattaaacataatcaacaataaacataatcaacattcaaaacaataacaacaataaaaacataaaaataacatatacaaaccttaaccaatatctttctttgaatatttcttgtttctaacttctctgtttggggacttcccccgttccctccactgtcttcaaaaaacatatacttcttcaaggtagctttatatattgttcaattcacttttacccaaattttgatatacttagcttttacttagtcaaatatctcaataactatgtatcttatcttaacaacctatcttaacatattttgacacatacatctttcacataacaacaattcctcttaccattcatatctaacacatgtctaccaaagccgatgttctgtttaattctgctcaaatattcagtttaactgatttaactaaatagtctttaaattttttccactcctgcgacgccttcccctccctctggtctcggactctgacggtcagttctgcgagttccatgtattccatcatcttcatctgccattcctccaccgttggtatctcttcacctttccatgttctcgccaataaaattctagctgctgttgtggcatacatgaaaaacactctatcctgactgggtatctcttcattggttatgctcaggagaaatgcctctggtttcttacaaaaggtaactttcattaccttcttaagctcattgtaaatctttgAACTACATTTGAGCCAGGACTGGCTGGGATTTGAATAAGAAGTTCCAGCTCTGGAATATATGAAAAACATGCATttccctgagcatgtgcagagtaacCCAGCCCCTGATGGTTTCTAAATCCAGTACTATGTGAAATGATGAAACCATATTTATGATTTGCatgcaccttttaaaaataaataaataaagggtctTTAGCCATGCCTTTCTTAAGATTAACAGTCCTGATCTTTTTCAATTCTCCTTGAATGAAAGAGCCCTCAATAATGTTTCTTACCCTTCTCTGATATATATTTCAAGTTCTATGTTATCGTGTGTAATGGAACAGTCCATATTATATATGGTATTGACAACTTGGTGTGTTTTTTGATTTACTTATTTTTCTGGCGAGTGCACCTTTAAAAAGCATGAAATATTACTATACACTGCAAAATGCTCAGTATAGGGAATGTAGAGGGAAGATGGATAAGCAACAAAGAGTCCTAGTAATTGCAGTGCATTTCTATGCGCAGTGTGCGTAccccagtgtggtatagtggtggaagtgtcagactgggacctgggagatcagggttcaaatccccactcagccatgaagctttgggcaagtcactcactctcagcctagcctgagCGCTTTGTGGTGAATAACAgaaggagagaaccatgtacgccTCCTTGAGCTCATTAGGGgaaaaggtggtgtataaatgcaattaatatatatttataatttataaaaataacataaataagTTCCAGAACTAAGTTCACCGGACAGAGTGCAGGCTGATAGCTGCTTCTCCCTACCCACCTGTGACTCCTTCTTGGTTTCCTCAGGACGGCACCTACAGAGCTACTTGGGACCTCCCCACCCAGaacccttcctgtggtttcctgtgGAACAGCCAGACCTTAAGAGGGTGAGCCTGCTGGGTGAGAAGAAACCACAGCAAAGGAGGAGGTCCTGTGGTTGTCCTGAGCACCCTCCACCTGCACTGAAGGCATCCTCGTCCCCATCAGCAGGAGATCCTCTTCTTCAGAGCTCCCAAACGCTGGGGCACGATCAGGTCAGCAGCATCTTCTCTCTCTGGAGGTTTCCAGTCCAAAGACCCACTCTGACTGCAGCAAGCGCAGTTGGGGACTTGGCCCCCAGGGACCTGCTGGGTTCTTCAAACCTATGCTCAACCACAAACTCATTGAGCCCTCTCTGTCCGGCCAttgccctacctcacagggttgttgtgaggatccaCAAGGCCACACAAAAGtagcaaaaaaacaaccaaaaacctTGTATGATTTATAAGCGGCAGTCTTCTTGCTTGGATCCAAGGTTATCTTTGTATGttttagaccagtggttcccaaagtaggCAGAACTGCACCCTCCCCAGGCAAGAGGCAGCCAGGGTTCTGgtggtgtaaatgactatcaggctCTGAAAAGCTGGTTACACCGGATCAATTTCATCCATCcactttgttgaattaattaaacttaaTGATTTTacttggattttgaataaatgtgcaattaattgttactgctttgaattttattgtgttgttatctTCCTAAGTGGGTAGTGCAAGCAGCTTTTATAGGGTAGagcagggggcactggggatgagtttatagaACCAAGGGAAAGTGGCCTGGAAAaaaaattgggaaccactgatttaggttctctctctctctctctctctctctctttcccactccCCAACCCCAAAGACTTGTTCTCTTTCAATTCacaaagattggggggggggatacacagaGCTACAGAGAACCCTCCCCCAGTGATAAAGTAAAGAATAGCCTGGGCATATAATTCAGGATACTATTTTTAATTTATAAAGTTAGGGTTTAAAAATTTATAAAGTATGGGGTATAAAAATATACAGAGCTTTCTGGGCGGGGGGACATCACCATGGTCGAGAGGGggacccctctctctttcccctccctcccccctcccaggaccCCTGAGGCAGATGTGGAAACAGGCAGTGCAAGAGAAGAGGCTTCTGGGCAGTGCAAAGAAGCAAGCGTGGCACGTTTGCCCCAGGGCagaaaggaatctgggggtggtGGACGTGGCCAGGCCTCTTCAGTGGGACGAGGCTAACAGAAGGATGGGGGAGAAGAGACAGCTTTGGCAGTAAAGGGGGGAGCACCGTGGAAAGACAGGCAGCAAAACTGCTTGCGGACTACTCCAGCCTGATTCCCCCAGACCTTCACAGCTGGCTCTGGAACCACTTCAGGACAGGCTCCTTGTTCACAGCCACCCACTGGATGTTGGCCTTCGTCTTCTCCAGGGCCTGCTCCAGTGCTCGTGTCCCCGAGCCAAAGCCCACATCCGCGTTGTCTGCCTTGAACTGCTGCAGCTGccgggagggagagaaagcaggcaGGGGTTTGTCATGgtcagaatgctggactaggacctgggtgacTTGGGTTCgaatccacctccccccccccactcagccatgaagctcactggacgaCCTTGGGGGCcactcccagcctaacctaccttgcagggtggttGTGCAGAGGAATTATCTATCACATTTACGTATATTTCACCTTGGAggggaggtgggatataaacaagcAATTGTGGATTTTTAACTAAAAAGTGCTATGTGCATTACACCGGGGTAACCAACACCATCCTTTGCTACGGGAGCAACCCATATAGAAAAGAACCCATTTTGTTGCTTAAAGAATTGACCCACTTAACACTTAAtcttaaattgttgcaacctgccctgggacctgctagtGAGAGGCAAGGAATACATTTAATAAGAAAAGGAATGAACATAACCGTAGCCACAGGggtgaagcgggggggggggggggagagatggacgTGCAATTCACCTGATCAGCCCCTTATAAAAAAATCCTGGTttttaaaagtcagttgtttaatTTACACTATAACCCTTATTGATTAAAGTGTGGGCTGCCCAGGGCAGGTTGGAAGCCCCCACTTCAAACAAGTGGAGGACAGGTGTGGTGGTCTGGAATTGGGGGAGGCTGTGGCCCAGATCCATGGGGCAGTCTTTCCAGCACCCCACCAAGCCTTGGGTGTTCTGAGGAGTGCCTGGCATCCTTTGGGTGGCCTgcgaacagtcatggcttctggtTCATCAAGGTGTTTGCCCCCCACCCACACTCTGCACAGGCTTCCCTCCTGCTCCTCCGACTGTATACGGTCCTTACCTGCTGGAGCTCAAAGTCGGAAGCGAATCTCTGCGTCACCGCCTGGatcaggttggagaaggagaaggagcctcCGCCGTACCTGGTTCGGTGGgtaggggggggcaaagggaggagagggtgagcctgggcacacacaaacacacacaaccaatGCCCCTCCCCTGTCACCAGCTCAAATCACCCCACTCACTGGTTAAAAAGCGTCTTCCAGTTGGCCCGGACAAAGTCCCACACAAGGCCCTGCCCAACCACGTTACGGGAGATGCTGATGATGGTGGACGTGGCATCCTGGCGGCGGATCTTCGTGGGGTCCAGCGAGTACTCAAGGTACCTGTGGAACCAGATGGGGGTAGGTTCTTGAGCTGCCACCACTGGCGGCAACTCCAGGGGACCCCGGGGGCCTGGGTACCCACAAAACCTCACACCCCCCACCACCGCTGCCTGACCTTTGGCATTCAGGCACCCCAGCGGCGACTGGGCCAGGGCCTGCACCTCTGCCATGGGCCTGTGTTGGGGCCCGCTGCAGCTGCGGGTGGAGACCGTGTGGCAGACAGAGACCCCACGGTGGAGGTTCAGGCCCTGGTTCAGGTGTTGCTGTGGCTCTGGAGCACATGTGCTCACACTGCGCTGCAACGTCATCCCATC
The sequence above is drawn from the Lacerta agilis isolate rLacAgi1 chromosome 13, rLacAgi1.pri, whole genome shotgun sequence genome and encodes:
- the LOC117056690 gene encoding mesoderm posterior protein 1-like, with the translated sequence MTWGQAGSCSTPSVGICSPSTAYSQSLVPEQAHRWLPKARAPQRASCLAASSQRQSASRREKHRMRRLAQALHTLRLYLPTSVAPTGQSLTKIETLRLAIRYITQLSEQLGLSEEALAQRRAVLARPHCPLCFSGLGCCQARRSDQHTTESPAQDQPAPETWMASPPCLIGMGHGVQVPDSRTWPLPPCGLQDETPAAVAETWVPPAPSLQIQAFPELQRTPCPPSSCMRMPMGKPGRVRPGEQTAADAPVVTWEGPAWDLEEPPVCKDGTYRATWDLPTQNPSCGFLWNSQTLRG